The DNA segment AATGGCACAATCCGGATTCCCAGGCGCGCCCTGCTCCAATTCCGCCGAACGCGCCTCCAGGCGCACGCGATCCAGGGTGAAGTACGGGCACGAGACAAGCCTCACCCACGCAAAACCCGGCTCCTCCGCCATCGCGACCGGCGTCGGCTCGTCCGGCTGTTTCTCGTAGTCGATCACGTCCGCCGCCTTCTCGATGTGCAACTGGCGCGGCTTCCCATTCGCGTCCACCCGGTCCCAGTCGTACACCCGGTACGTGACGTCCGACGTCTGCTGGACTTCCAGCACCTTCGTGCCGCGCAGCAACGCGTGCAGCGTTCGCGACGGGACAAAGACGAGATCGCCCTTGTGAATCGGCTTGTAGCGCAGGAACTCGCGCACGCGCCCTTCCTTCACGGCGCGAAGGTAGCTTTCGCGGTTCGGAAACGAGTGGCCGAGGATGACCCGCCCGTCGTCCGGCGCGTCGAGCACATACCACGCCTCCGTCTTCCCGAAATCGCCCTCGTGTGTCGCGGCGTAGGCGTCGTCCGGATGGACCTGGACCGAAAGATCATCGTGGGCTTCAATGAACTTGACGAGCAGCGGAAAGCGAGGCTGCGGCGAACGTTCGCCGAGATACGCCTCAGGGTAGCTCTGCACGAGCTCCTCGAGGGTCTTGCCGGCGAGCGGACCGCCGTCCACGACACTCATGCCGTTCGGGTGCGCGGAAATGACCCAGTACTCACCGATGGGGCGATCCGTCCGCACGCCAAACAAGGGCTTCAGCTCATCGCCGCCCCAAATTCGCTCTATGGCTACAGGCCTGAACTTGACCGGCCACACGATCATCCCTCCTCGACAAGGTCTTTCAATTCCGGGACGACGTACGCGTCCTTCGGCCGTCCCTCCAACAGGGCGATGAGATTGTCGATGGCGAGATCGAGCATCGCTGTGCGCGTCGCCTGCGTCGCCGACCCGATGTGCGGCACGCAGACCACATTCGACAGCTCAAGCAGCGGATGATCCGGCGGAATGGGCTCCTGGCGGTAGACGTCAAGCCCTGCGCCTTGGATCCATCCTTCGCGGAGCGCTTGAACCAATGCGGCCTCATCCACCGTCTTTCCGCGTGAAAGGTTGATAAAAATGGAGCTTGTCTTCATCAACCTGAACATATCTTGATTCATGAGGTTCTCCGTCTCGGGCGTGAGCGGCGTGAGCAGCACGACGAAATCCGAGGCCCGGAGCAGATCCGGCAGGTCCGCGTAGCGCGCGCCGAACGCCTGTTCCACGTCGTCATGGCGGGATCGCGCGTGATAGAGGATGTTCATGGAGAACCCGAACTTGGCCCGCTTGGCGAGCGCGCGGCCGATGCGGCCCATGCCGATGATGCCGAGCGTGCGGTGATGAACGTCGACGCCGTAGAGGACTTCTTCATCGCCCTTCCGCCAGCGGCCGCTGCGCACATAGCCGTCGAGCTCGACAATGCGACGGGCCACTGCGAGCATGAGGGCCATGCCGAGATCGGCCACGGTGTCGTCCAGCACGTGGGGCGTGTGCGCGCCGACGACGCGCCGATGGCGCATCGCGGCGAGATCGAAATGATCATAGCCGACCGACGCGGTGGATGCCACCTTGAGGTGCGGCGCCTGCGAAAGGAGCGTCTCGTCGACGCGCGTGCCGAACGTGATGAGGCCTACGGCGTCGCGAAGTGCATGAAACAGGTCTGCCTGGGAAAACCGCTGGCCGTCCGGCGGACAGGCGACGTCGCCGAAACGAGCGAGCTTCTCCCGTTGCGCCTCGCTAAGCGGCTTCGTGGAAACGATCTTTGCCATACGCGTCCTCCCTTTGAATGCCGTTACCAGTTTCACTCTAACCCGAACGGCGAGTTGAGGAAAGGGCTTCTCAAGCTCGTCGGAACGTGGTTTACTGAAGAACGATGGGGTATGGATTCCTTCAAGAGGGTGAGAACCATTTGGACAACCCGTCCATTTGCTCCTATTGCGTGGATTACGCGCTGAACGAAATCCAAGACGAGCTGGTCAAAAAGCGGTTTGAACGCCACCTTGCCACCTGCGACGCCTGTCGCCGCGACGTCGCGGAGTTTCGCGAGCTCATTGCCATGTTTCAGCCGAAGGAAGACGAGGAGGCCCGTTCGGCGCCAAGCCGCGGTGCCCGGCGGACGGCGCAGATCATCGCGTTTCCGGTGCGGACCAAGGCGGAGGTCACGCCCGCCTACGCCAAGCGGTATGTGCGGCGCCGCAGGCTCACCGCCATCAGCCTGAGTTTTGCGCTCCTCCTCATGAGCTTCGTCAGCCTGGCGGGGGATCACGGTCGATACTCGAAGGCGCTCGGCACCGCGGCCTGGCACAAGATCTCGCACGTCTCTCGCGCCATCGTCCATCGCGGGGAAGAGATCACGGACAAGTGGCATTGGAAAAAGGGCCTCCTATGAGGCGCCTCGAGCGCGCGTGACGCGCGCAAAAGCCTGCACAAAAGGCGGTGACACCTCAAAGTGCCACCGCCTTTTTGCACTCAAGCAGATTCCCGCCGCAACAGCCCTGCGCCGCTTTTCTCAGGCCGCCGTCCCGGCTTGCGCGCTGCGCGCACTCGCGCTACGTTCATCCGCGCCATCCGCGGACCGGGAAAGCGCGTAGACCGCCGTCCACACGAGGGCGAACCCGAGCCACTGGGCGGGATGAACCGTCTGATGCAAGAAGATGGCATCGACGGCCAGGCCCGTCGCTGGGAAAGCGAGTTCTGCCAGCGTGGCGTACGACGCCTTCACGCCGCCCAAACCCCGGTAATAAATCAGGAGACTCAAGAGGCTCGGCACCACGGTCTGATACAGCAGATTGCCCAGGACGGCGGCGTGATGAAACCCGTCCGCCACGCGCGACCAGTCGGGGTGGCCGAGAAGCGCGATCACCGTCAACAGCGGGAGCGCCGCGCCGAACCGCAGCGCGGTCATCGTGGGAAACGACACCTTTTGCATCACGCGCTTTCCCATGACGGTCGATCCGC comes from the Alicyclobacillus vulcanalis genome and includes:
- a CDS encoding type I phosphomannose isomerase catalytic subunit, with product MIVWPVKFRPVAIERIWGGDELKPLFGVRTDRPIGEYWVISAHPNGMSVVDGGPLAGKTLEELVQSYPEAYLGERSPQPRFPLLVKFIEAHDDLSVQVHPDDAYAATHEGDFGKTEAWYVLDAPDDGRVILGHSFPNRESYLRAVKEGRVREFLRYKPIHKGDLVFVPSRTLHALLRGTKVLEVQQTSDVTYRVYDWDRVDANGKPRQLHIEKAADVIDYEKQPDEPTPVAMAEEPGFAWVRLVSCPYFTLDRVRLEARSAELEQGAPGNPDCAIVVEGAGELACEVDGKTVRMPIKAGDALIIPSDVRRYTLVSSEGLTLVRAFYDSPAPSASSGP
- a CDS encoding anti-sigma factor family protein; this translates as MDNPSICSYCVDYALNEIQDELVKKRFERHLATCDACRRDVAEFRELIAMFQPKEDEEARSAPSRGARRTAQIIAFPVRTKAEVTPAYAKRYVRRRRLTAISLSFALLLMSFVSLAGDHGRYSKALGTAAWHKISHVSRAIVHRGEEITDKWHWKKGLL
- a CDS encoding 2-hydroxyacid dehydrogenase: MAKIVSTKPLSEAQREKLARFGDVACPPDGQRFSQADLFHALRDAVGLITFGTRVDETLLSQAPHLKVASTASVGYDHFDLAAMRHRRVVGAHTPHVLDDTVADLGMALMLAVARRIVELDGYVRSGRWRKGDEEVLYGVDVHHRTLGIIGMGRIGRALAKRAKFGFSMNILYHARSRHDDVEQAFGARYADLPDLLRASDFVVLLTPLTPETENLMNQDMFRLMKTSSIFINLSRGKTVDEAALVQALREGWIQGAGLDVYRQEPIPPDHPLLELSNVVCVPHIGSATQATRTAMLDLAIDNLIALLEGRPKDAYVVPELKDLVEEG